In one window of Miscanthus floridulus cultivar M001 chromosome 12, ASM1932011v1, whole genome shotgun sequence DNA:
- the LOC136498096 gene encoding serine/threonine-protein kinase STY8-like isoform X1 has product MDDDTEGVGESTCPPAAADRGASSSAGGGGGGSHGYTDIAKEVFDRLLEKGNPEVVADPPAFLELLQCHFNRLPLSYAIDVNVDKAEDVLLHRRILNECADPEKRPIFHVRFLHFAPASVDSQDNTQGLSTSENGNCGDSQASTLRGSEPTEFEPCEGMEDLSLTGKKVVDNSEASSSRRDVEILHIHEIIFSTVDKPKLLAQLSALLSEVGLNIREAHVFSTTDGYCLDVFVVDGWDTEETDTLLQILKETAARNHASLSNPTNSAASQRILELQEQIGDSNVDRSFLQIGEKIASGSSGDLYRGTYQGMDVAVKFLRTEHVNDSSKVEFLQEIFILKSVNHDNVVRFYGACTKKRKYVIVTEYMPGGNLYDFLHKLKNTLDLTTVLRIAIGISKGMDYLHQNNIIHRDLKTANLLMGSDYVVKIADFGVSRNPSQEGDMTAETGTYRWMAPEVINHKPYDHRADIFSFAVVLWELVTSKIPYENLTPLQAALGVRQGMRLEIPSWVHPQLSKLIQQCWDENPNVRPSFSEITVELEGMLRHHQASKGINKHSKAKVHKKSQR; this is encoded by the exons ATGGACGATGACACCGAGGGCGTGGGCGAGAGCACCTGCCCCCCTGCCGCCGCCGACCGAGGAGCCTCCtcctcggccggcggcggcggcggcggctcgcacGGTTACACTGACATCGCGAAGGAGGTCTTCGACCGTCTCCTGGAGAAGGGAAACCCGGAGGTCGTCGCGGACCCGCCGGCCTTCCTCGAACTGCTCCAGTGCCACTTCAACCGCCTGCCGCTGAG CTACGCCATCGATGTGAACGTCGACAAGGCAGAGGACGTGCTGCTGCACCGGAGGATTCTCAACGAGTGCGCCGACCCTGAAAAGCGCCCCATCTTCCATGTCCGCTTCTTGCAC TTCGCCCCGGCCTCGGTGGATTCACAGGATAACACTCAGGGCCTCTCTACGAGTGAAAACGGTAATTGTGGGGATTCTCAGGCTTCCACTTTGAG AGGATCTGAGCCTACAGAATTTGAGCCATGCGAAGGGATGGAGGACCTCAGTTTAACTGGAAAAAAAGTTGTGGATAACTCTGAGGCCAGTTCTTCGAG GAGAGACGTAGAAATCCTCCATATTCATGAAATTATTTTTTCTACCGTTGACAAGCCAAAGCTCCTCGCTCAG CTATCTGCTTTGCTGTCTGAAGTTGGACTGAACATCCGTGAAGCTCATGTCTTCTCAACAACTGATGGCTATTGTTTGGATGTATTTGTTGTTGATGGCTGGGATACAGAG GAGACAGATACATTGCTACAGATTCTCAAGGAGACAGCGGCACGAAATCAT GCCTCATTATCAAACCCAACAAATTCTGCAGCCTCGCAAAGAATACTGGAACTGCAAGAGCAGATTGGTGATTCAAATGTTGACAGGAGTTTCCTGCAGATTGGGGAGAAGATTGCATCTGGATCTTCCGGGGACTT GTATCGAGGAACTTATCAAGGTATGGATGTCGCAGTAAAGTTCCTCAGAACCGAACATGTTAATGACTCATCAAAGGTGGAGTTTTTACAAGAAATATTTATTCTAAA GAGTGTTAATCATGATAATGTTGTTCGATTCTACGGGGCATgcacaaagaagagaaaatatgTCATTGTAACAG AGTATATGCCTGGAGGTAATCTATATGATTTTCTTCACAAGCTAAAAAACACTTTGGATCTCACAACAGTTCTTAGGATTGCTATTGGCATCTCCAAGGGAATGGATTATTTGCACCAAAATAACATCATCCATCGAGACTTGAAGACTGCCAATTTGCTGATGGGCTCTGATTAT GTTGTGAAGATTGCAGACTTTGGAGTCTCGAGGAATCCATCTCAAGAGGGAGACATGACTGCTGAAACTGGTACCTACAGATGGATGGCGCCTGAG GTAATAAACCATAAGCCGTATGACCACAGGGCAGACATCTTCAGCTTTGCTGTTGTTCTGTGGGAGCTGGTCACTTCAAAG ATACCATACGAAAATCTGACACCCTTGCAAGCTGCGCTGGGAGTAAGGCAG GGAATGCGGTTGGAGATCCCGTCATGGGTCCATCCGCAACTGTCTAAACTGATTCAGCAGTGCTGGGATGAAAATCCTAACGTGCGCCCCTCCTTCTCAGAGATCACTGTAGAGCTGGAAGGCATGTTACGGCATCATCAG GCCTCAAAGGGAATCAACAAACATTCGAAGGCAAAGGTGCACAAAAAATCAcagagatag
- the LOC136498096 gene encoding serine/threonine-protein kinase STY46-like isoform X2, whose translation MDDDTEGVGESTCPPAAADRGASSSAGGGGGGSHGYTDIAKEVFDRLLEKGNPEVVADPPAFLELLQCHFNRLPLSYAIDVNVDKAEDVLLHRRILNECADPEKRPIFHVRFLHFAPASVDSQDNTQGLSTSENGNCGDSQASTLRRDVEILHIHEIIFSTVDKPKLLAQLSALLSEVGLNIREAHVFSTTDGYCLDVFVVDGWDTEETDTLLQILKETAARNHASLSNPTNSAASQRILELQEQIGDSNVDRSFLQIGEKIASGSSGDLYRGTYQGMDVAVKFLRTEHVNDSSKVEFLQEIFILKSVNHDNVVRFYGACTKKRKYVIVTEYMPGGNLYDFLHKLKNTLDLTTVLRIAIGISKGMDYLHQNNIIHRDLKTANLLMGSDYVVKIADFGVSRNPSQEGDMTAETGTYRWMAPEVINHKPYDHRADIFSFAVVLWELVTSKIPYENLTPLQAALGVRQGMRLEIPSWVHPQLSKLIQQCWDENPNVRPSFSEITVELEGMLRHHQASKGINKHSKAKVHKKSQR comes from the exons ATGGACGATGACACCGAGGGCGTGGGCGAGAGCACCTGCCCCCCTGCCGCCGCCGACCGAGGAGCCTCCtcctcggccggcggcggcggcggcggctcgcacGGTTACACTGACATCGCGAAGGAGGTCTTCGACCGTCTCCTGGAGAAGGGAAACCCGGAGGTCGTCGCGGACCCGCCGGCCTTCCTCGAACTGCTCCAGTGCCACTTCAACCGCCTGCCGCTGAG CTACGCCATCGATGTGAACGTCGACAAGGCAGAGGACGTGCTGCTGCACCGGAGGATTCTCAACGAGTGCGCCGACCCTGAAAAGCGCCCCATCTTCCATGTCCGCTTCTTGCAC TTCGCCCCGGCCTCGGTGGATTCACAGGATAACACTCAGGGCCTCTCTACGAGTGAAAACGGTAATTGTGGGGATTCTCAGGCTTCCACTTTGAG GAGAGACGTAGAAATCCTCCATATTCATGAAATTATTTTTTCTACCGTTGACAAGCCAAAGCTCCTCGCTCAG CTATCTGCTTTGCTGTCTGAAGTTGGACTGAACATCCGTGAAGCTCATGTCTTCTCAACAACTGATGGCTATTGTTTGGATGTATTTGTTGTTGATGGCTGGGATACAGAG GAGACAGATACATTGCTACAGATTCTCAAGGAGACAGCGGCACGAAATCAT GCCTCATTATCAAACCCAACAAATTCTGCAGCCTCGCAAAGAATACTGGAACTGCAAGAGCAGATTGGTGATTCAAATGTTGACAGGAGTTTCCTGCAGATTGGGGAGAAGATTGCATCTGGATCTTCCGGGGACTT GTATCGAGGAACTTATCAAGGTATGGATGTCGCAGTAAAGTTCCTCAGAACCGAACATGTTAATGACTCATCAAAGGTGGAGTTTTTACAAGAAATATTTATTCTAAA GAGTGTTAATCATGATAATGTTGTTCGATTCTACGGGGCATgcacaaagaagagaaaatatgTCATTGTAACAG AGTATATGCCTGGAGGTAATCTATATGATTTTCTTCACAAGCTAAAAAACACTTTGGATCTCACAACAGTTCTTAGGATTGCTATTGGCATCTCCAAGGGAATGGATTATTTGCACCAAAATAACATCATCCATCGAGACTTGAAGACTGCCAATTTGCTGATGGGCTCTGATTAT GTTGTGAAGATTGCAGACTTTGGAGTCTCGAGGAATCCATCTCAAGAGGGAGACATGACTGCTGAAACTGGTACCTACAGATGGATGGCGCCTGAG GTAATAAACCATAAGCCGTATGACCACAGGGCAGACATCTTCAGCTTTGCTGTTGTTCTGTGGGAGCTGGTCACTTCAAAG ATACCATACGAAAATCTGACACCCTTGCAAGCTGCGCTGGGAGTAAGGCAG GGAATGCGGTTGGAGATCCCGTCATGGGTCCATCCGCAACTGTCTAAACTGATTCAGCAGTGCTGGGATGAAAATCCTAACGTGCGCCCCTCCTTCTCAGAGATCACTGTAGAGCTGGAAGGCATGTTACGGCATCATCAG GCCTCAAAGGGAATCAACAAACATTCGAAGGCAAAGGTGCACAAAAAATCAcagagatag
- the LOC136496274 gene encoding uncharacterized protein, whose amino-acid sequence MPITFKNLANYRMETLTFEVVRFHRAYHAILGRPCYMKFMVVPNYTYLKLKMMGPHGVITIGTSFQCTYECEVKCCEHATAIVASIELTTIREEIIKEAPNPKWLAESFKLVEGAKEVLIDPSSFKGKVVHISTMLSSK is encoded by the coding sequence ATGCCCATCACCTTCAAGAATCTGGCCAAttacaggatggagacccttacctttgaggtggtcaggttccatagggcctaccacgccatcctgggacgtccatgctacatgaagtttatggtcgtccccaactacacctatctaaagttgaagatgatgGGTCCACACGGGGTCATCACTATCGGCACCTCTTTTCAGTGcacctacgagtgtgaggtcaagTGTTGTGAACATGCTACGGCGATCGTCGCCTCCATAGAGCTCACGACCATTAGGGAGGAGATCATCAAAGAAGCGCCCAACCCCAAGTGGTTGGCTGAGTCTTTCAAGCTCGtggagggtgccaaggaggtcctcatagaccctagcagctTCAAGGGCAAAGTTGTGCACATCAGCACCATGCTTtcttccaaatag